The Temnothorax longispinosus isolate EJ_2023e chromosome 12, Tlon_JGU_v1, whole genome shotgun sequence genome includes a window with the following:
- the LOC139822964 gene encoding uncharacterized protein, with amino-acid sequence MDNQESHDDPQFVKVLETCLKMEIAAVKGNLDANMEEIKQLKVTMRSELNRRKELKGKITQMNKIKLILSETLTKLYISINEVSDSLETMKANADDQYKLIQLRSQEYQDIVAEYKKTWHEYRDVYEEFPLAKARNAAKNNLEKLKIEHIVMSYKKAEMITIVKQRRRVNWIRTRCRIIEFVTMMLERLKLEQKLVKLKVNVKYHRKEFQSIEAELQVLRRKEDQKRQRKQQMLEMAPPKINILFREMYAQNQMRARVQQDQWKRAHEPLDDTISVNTLYLEELCINKSTTVSPERMDVEATRDNNYKLTAVETERSDSKNTIVSEKDDTRAARAASVASNAEPSAEKAILADDNDVEMKEIHHEETQKSQEPVKTQPSYRTKESPLKHSAAKNTQDEIKAKRMRLQRQDSMESINKITTPQPSTIVKEMDLKSSALSVPKIKKIEPVHFNVTPLMAKPVQCPPTVAASNMFFPTNYEYCDSNMSSFDQDFVSKGAPSLCEGSLCNYRLSPTSNISPICAEEDAQMAPSPKHTYSATG; translated from the exons atggATAATCAGGAGAGTCACGACGATCCTCAATTTGTAAAAGTGCTAGAAACCTgtttaaaaatggaaattgcGGCAGTCAAGGGAAATCTCGACG CCAATATGGAGGAAATAAAACAACTGAAGGTGACGATGCGTAGCGAACTGAACAGAAGAAAGGAACTTAAGGGAAAGATCACGCAGATGAACAAGATTAAACTGATATTAAGCGAGACTTTAACAAA gttatatataagcatcaaCGAAGTCTCGGACTCTTTAGAAACTATGAAAGCAAATGCCGATGATCAATACAAGCTGATTCAACTGAGATCGCAAGAGTATCAAGACATCGTAGCCGAATACAAGAAAACATGGCACGAGTATCGC GATGTATACGAGGAATTTCCACTGGCAAAGGCCAGGAACGCGGCCAAGAACAATTTAGAGAAGCTTAAAATCGAACATATAGTCATGTCTTACAAGAAAGCGGAGATGATAACGATTGTCAAGCAGAGGCGACGTGTCAACTGGATCCGCACGCGCTGCAGGATAATCGAATTCGTCACTATGATGTTAGAGCGTTTGAAATTAGAGCAGAAATTGGTGAAGCTAAAAGTGAATGTAAAATATCACAGGAAAGAGTTTCAGTCAATCGAAGCGGAG CTGCAAGTATTGCGCAGGAAGGAGGATCAGAAAAGGCAGAGGAAACAGCAAATGCTGGAAATGGCGCCGCCGAAGATCAATATACTGTTTCGAGAAATGTACGCGCAAAATCAAATGCGCGCGAGAGTGCAACAGGATCAGTGGAAACGGGCTCACGAGCCTCTCGACG ATACCATATCCGTCAATACCTTGTACCTGGAGGAGTTATGCATAAACAAGAGCACTACGGTGTCGCCTGAGAGAATGGACGTAGAGGCGACACGTGACAACAATTACAAGCTTACCGCAGTTGAAACGGAAAGGTCTGATTCGAAAAATACTATCGTTTCGGAAAAAGATGATACgcgcgccgcccgcgccgcttCGGTAGCATCGAATGCGGAGCCAAGTGCTGAAAAAGCGATTTTAGCCGACGACAACGACGTAGAAATGAAAGAGATCCATCACGAAGAGACGCAGAAGTCGCAGGAGCCCGTTAAAACGCAACCAAGCTACCGTACAAAAGAAAGCCCGCTCAAGCATAGCGCCGCGAAGAATACACAGGACGAAATTAAAGCAAAAAGGATGCGACTTCAAAGGCAGGATAGTATggaaagtattaataaaataactactCCTCAGCCGTCGACTATTGTTAAAGAAATGGATTTGAAATCTTCGGCCCTGTCGGTTCCGAAGATTAAAAAGATAGAACCCGTACATTTCAATGTTACGCCGTTAATGGCGAAACCCGTTCAGTGCCCGCCGACTGTTGCCGCAAGCAATATGTTTTTTCCGACGAATTACGAATACTGTGACAGCAATATGAGTTCCTTCGATCAGGATTTCGTATCAAAAG GTGCGCCATCATTGTGCGAGGGATCGCTGTGTAATTACAGATTATCTCCGACTTCCAATATATCGCCAATTTGTGCCGAAGAAGACGCACAAATGGCTCCTTCCCCGAAACATACCTACTCCGCGACGGGATAA